From one Lycium ferocissimum isolate CSIRO_LF1 chromosome 7, AGI_CSIRO_Lferr_CH_V1, whole genome shotgun sequence genomic stretch:
- the LOC132062998 gene encoding zinc finger protein ZAT11-like, translating to MTAMKRSREDYGQVEAEAMAKCLNDKNTTSSTTDNHYNEFECKTCNKRFPSFQALGGHRTSHNKRTKLLGDFVIEAKKNKMHKCSICGMEFSLGQALGGHMRRHRDEINKTSTMIPVLKKSNSSKRIFCFDLNLTPHDDVDFKLWPTTPISSPVLRIFI from the coding sequence ATGACAGCCATGAAACGAAGCAGAGAAGATTATGGCCAAGTAGAAGCAGAAGCTATGGCTAAGTGTTTAAACGACAAAAACACTACATCATCGACAACAGATAATCATTACAATGAATTTGAATGCAAGACTTGCAATAAACGGTTCCCATCTTTCCAAGCCCTCGGTGGCCACCGTACAAGTCATAATAAACGGACAAAATTACTCGGAGATTTTGTTATTGAAGCCAAAAAGAACAAGATGCATAAATGTTCTATATGCGGAATGGAGTTTTCTTTGGGTCAAGCATTAGGCGGACACATGAGGCGTCACCGTGATGAAATTAATAAAACGTCGACGATGATACCGGTGTTGAAGAAGTCAAATAGCAGCAAGAGAATATTTTGCTTTGACTTAAACTTAACCCCtcatgatgatgttgatttcaagTTATGGCCGACGACACCAATTTCCTCTCCTGTATTGCGgatctttatttaa